ACGACGTAGTTATCACTCACGAGGCACCAAACTACAAAGTTAATTAGTGTTAGACCTGCAAACTAGAACTATTAAATTTAACGAGCCACTCTACCTTGAGAGTGGCCGTATGCTATCAAATTTCAAGCTTATTTATGAGACTTACGGCACGCTAAATGCTGATAAAAGCAACGTTATCGTGATCTGTCACGCCTTAACTGGCTCGCACCACGCTGCTGGCACATACGCAGGCGATGAGAAAGCTGGCTGGTGGGACGGGCTAATAGGCAGTAAAAAGGCGGTCGATACGGATAAATTTTACGTTATTTGCGTAAATATCTTAGGCTCGTGCTTTGGCTCGACCTCGCCGCTAAGCGTGGATAGAAGTAGCGGCAAAGAGTATAGGCTAAATTTCCCAGTCCTTGCCATAAGCGACGTGGTAAAGGCGCAGATGAGGCTATTTAGCGAGCTTGGCATCACGAGGGCAAGAGCCGTGATAGGCGGCAGTCTTGGCGGTATGCAGGCACTTTGCTACGCTATCGAGTTTCCAGAGTTTGCGCAAGATATCATAATGCTAGCAAGCACCTATCAGACGAAGCCCTGGGCGATAGCGTTTAATAAAATCGCCATCGAAGCCATTTTAAATGATGAAAATTTTAAAAACGGCGAATACGACGTGGAATTTATAAGAAAAAACGGGCTAAAAGGCATGGCTTAC
Above is a window of Campylobacter concisus DNA encoding:
- the metX gene encoding homoserine O-acetyltransferase MetX, with product MLDLQTRTIKFNEPLYLESGRMLSNFKLIYETYGTLNADKSNVIVICHALTGSHHAAGTYAGDEKAGWWDGLIGSKKAVDTDKFYVICVNILGSCFGSTSPLSVDRSSGKEYRLNFPVLAISDVVKAQMRLFSELGITRARAVIGGSLGGMQALCYAIEFPEFAQDIIMLASTYQTKPWAIAFNKIAIEAILNDENFKNGEYDVEFIRKNGLKGMAYGRMAGHISFLSPDSMDKKFGRSYVETDGLYDLFGHFQVDRYMEYNGYNFPKRFDPLSYLYIVKMMNIFDCTRHYDSLKDALAPIKANLHLVAFKGDLLFPPSCMREIYDALCEMGRGAKTNFVEIDSNYGHDAFLVEIEKFDGYIKNILKG